In one Rhodococcus sp. B50 genomic region, the following are encoded:
- a CDS encoding alpha/beta fold hydrolase, which translates to MPTFSVPGAELDVELSDEGGHPVVQLHGLTSSRHRDRLMHLDLGRGLSGTRLLRYDARGHGHSTGRAVPEDYRWPVLADDLLRLLDHYFPGERVHGVGPSMGTGTLLHAAVKDPERFSSLTLLVPATAWATRAAKAAEYRAAADLIEQQGLAAFLTRDLNAPRLPATVDAPDTVPDVTEQLLPSLFRGAALSDLPDPEAVSGIDIPVRVLAWIDDPAHPVSTAEALVGLLPHAKLEIAYTPADLAQWPSILCEDVARHG; encoded by the coding sequence GTGCCGACCTTCAGTGTGCCGGGGGCCGAGCTCGACGTGGAGCTGAGCGACGAGGGTGGTCACCCGGTCGTCCAGCTCCACGGCCTGACCTCGAGCCGTCACCGCGACCGCCTCATGCACCTCGACCTGGGCCGTGGGCTCAGCGGCACCCGACTGCTGCGCTACGACGCACGGGGGCACGGCCACTCGACCGGGCGTGCGGTGCCGGAGGACTACCGCTGGCCGGTACTGGCCGACGACCTGCTGCGGCTGCTCGACCACTACTTCCCCGGCGAGCGGGTGCACGGGGTCGGGCCGTCGATGGGCACCGGGACCCTGCTGCACGCGGCGGTGAAGGATCCGGAGCGCTTCAGCAGCCTCACACTGCTGGTGCCGGCGACGGCCTGGGCCACCCGCGCCGCCAAGGCCGCCGAATACCGGGCCGCCGCCGATCTGATCGAGCAGCAAGGATTGGCAGCGTTCCTCACCCGCGATCTGAATGCACCCCGATTACCGGCCACCGTCGACGCGCCCGACACCGTCCCCGACGTCACCGAACAACTGCTGCCGTCGCTGTTCCGGGGCGCCGCACTGAGCGACCTGCCCGATCCGGAGGCCGTGTCCGGCATCGACATTCCGGTGAGGGTGCTGGCGTGGATCGACGATCCCGCCCACCCGGTGTCCACGGCGGAGGCGCTGGTGGGCCTGCTCCCCCACGCGAAACTGGAGATCGCGTACACCCCCGCCGATCTCGCACAGTGGCCGAGCATCCTCTGCGAAGACGTCGCTCGGCACGGTTGA
- a CDS encoding GNAT family N-acetyltransferase: protein MRLTNVAHLRLPFGRLLGYDVIVAGLGRALPVSFDQRRHVGAGNRPGSWMALSFRLFEPVSPDDLAAAWLAVIARHGTLRSVFTHGDDGEPRLHEAEIRPGGWVEHPIGPGQAVNDALRDVLDSACSPYNRPSHRLCVLETATEPTVVVAADHSHVDMWSMLVIARDLLAALAAVRAGREPSLPPTPAFAEHTRALQDRPAAPAEVHERWAEVLAASGDVMPRFPLSLGVAGLQRERVEVRDVLDVDDSAAFSAQAADDGVSTLALVVAAMTEVTLELAGSPLRAVFPVHSRYDATWHDSVGWFITNSVLESSVPEPRASADAVKEAVRLGSWPFEDILRPWGGMPEAPGMFAISWLDLRRLPVRVDATGLEAQYVGATIRTDGVMLWFILDESGLHLRCRYPDTVEARRHVGGWLDLLIARLQARARESVGGQIRLGDRSYRVQRASRSDVPAIVGLLSDDEQTPCDGAELARYEEAYDAVARDPSHYLAVVRDEVGRIVGTMQLTIVPGLFRGGATRLLVEGIRVASSERSRGIGTAMLEWAHDHGRNRGATLAQIAVDPADEQARAFGARLGYGCTHAGFERAL from the coding sequence ATGCGGCTGACAAATGTGGCGCACCTGCGCCTGCCGTTCGGCCGACTGCTCGGTTACGACGTCATCGTCGCGGGGCTCGGCCGGGCGCTTCCTGTGTCGTTCGACCAGCGGCGGCACGTCGGCGCGGGTAATCGTCCCGGCTCCTGGATGGCTCTGTCCTTCCGTCTGTTCGAGCCGGTCTCGCCCGACGACCTCGCGGCCGCGTGGCTGGCGGTGATCGCGCGGCACGGCACTCTACGCTCGGTGTTCACCCACGGCGACGATGGTGAGCCGCGCCTGCACGAGGCCGAGATCCGCCCGGGCGGCTGGGTCGAACATCCGATCGGTCCCGGTCAGGCCGTCAACGACGCCCTCCGGGACGTCCTCGACAGCGCATGTTCGCCCTACAACCGGCCGTCGCACCGGCTGTGCGTGCTCGAGACCGCTACGGAACCGACCGTCGTGGTGGCTGCCGATCACTCGCACGTCGACATGTGGTCCATGCTGGTGATCGCCCGCGACCTGCTCGCCGCCCTCGCCGCCGTGCGCGCGGGACGGGAACCGTCCCTGCCGCCGACACCGGCCTTCGCGGAACACACCCGGGCACTGCAGGACCGTCCGGCCGCACCCGCCGAGGTCCACGAGCGCTGGGCCGAGGTGCTCGCTGCCAGCGGCGACGTGATGCCGCGCTTCCCGCTCTCCCTCGGAGTGGCGGGCCTCCAACGCGAACGCGTGGAGGTGCGCGACGTGCTCGACGTCGACGACAGTGCCGCCTTCTCCGCCCAGGCCGCGGACGACGGGGTGTCCACCCTCGCGCTGGTGGTCGCGGCCATGACCGAGGTGACCCTCGAACTGGCCGGATCCCCGTTACGGGCAGTGTTCCCGGTGCACAGCCGCTACGACGCCACGTGGCACGACTCCGTCGGTTGGTTCATCACCAATTCGGTGCTCGAATCGTCCGTCCCCGAACCTCGTGCGTCCGCGGACGCGGTCAAGGAGGCGGTTCGCCTTGGATCCTGGCCTTTCGAGGACATTCTGCGCCCGTGGGGTGGGATGCCGGAGGCCCCGGGCATGTTCGCGATCTCCTGGCTGGATCTGCGCAGGCTTCCCGTCCGGGTCGACGCCACCGGCCTCGAGGCGCAGTACGTCGGCGCGACCATCCGCACCGACGGGGTGATGTTGTGGTTCATCCTCGACGAGTCGGGTCTGCACCTGCGGTGCCGCTATCCCGACACCGTCGAGGCCCGACGGCACGTCGGTGGCTGGCTGGACCTGCTCATCGCCCGGTTGCAGGCCCGCGCCCGCGAATCGGTCGGCGGGCAGATCCGGTTGGGCGACAGGAGCTATCGGGTGCAACGTGCCAGCCGATCCGACGTACCGGCGATCGTCGGTCTGCTCTCCGACGACGAGCAGACCCCCTGCGACGGTGCGGAACTCGCCCGTTACGAAGAGGCCTACGACGCCGTCGCCCGCGACCCCTCGCACTATCTCGCGGTGGTGCGCGACGAGGTCGGCAGGATCGTCGGCACGATGCAGTTGACGATCGTGCCGGGTCTGTTCCGTGGTGGTGCCACCCGCCTGCTCGTCGAAGGAATCCGGGTCGCCTCGTCCGAACGTTCCCGCGGCATCGGCACGGCCATGCTCGAGTGGGCTCACGATCACGGCCGCAACCGGGGTGCCACGCTCGCGCAGATCGCCGTGGACCCGGCCGACGAGCAGGCCCGGGCGTTCGGCGCGCGGCTCGGCTACGGCTGCACCCACGCCGGATTCGAGCGGGCGCTCTGA
- a CDS encoding AI-2E family transporter has product MSEGPSLTESKTAPSGRNSEKPSAKPDRGSMLGTGGIWLAKWSACLVVIAAAAVVIGWIIEKMWVIVLPVALAIVVSTILWPPTRGMTKRGVPPAAAAGLTLVMFFAVVGGIIAGIVPSVIDQVPDLANKATQGINTVQDWVKGPPINLRDEQLDNAVNAVVERVQGSAATIAGGVFTGVSTAGSLLVTLGLVLVLTFFFIKDGPRFLPWLHRVSGGRAGRHLEEVLGRMWDTLGGFIRTQALVSFIDALFIGIGLVILGVPLAPVLAILTFIGGFIPIVGAFVAGALAVLVALVANGFTTALIVLVLILAVQQIEGNVLQPVLQSRSMNLHAAVVLLAVTAGSSLFGIVGAFLAVPVAAVAAVVIRYIGEQIDERANEGQEETKALPAPGDTSVPDPKNPKPAPPEPAASEE; this is encoded by the coding sequence ATGTCGGAAGGACCGTCGTTGACCGAATCGAAGACCGCGCCCAGCGGACGCAACAGTGAGAAGCCGTCGGCGAAACCCGACCGGGGAAGCATGCTGGGCACGGGCGGAATCTGGCTCGCCAAGTGGTCGGCCTGCCTCGTCGTCATCGCTGCTGCCGCCGTGGTGATCGGCTGGATCATCGAGAAGATGTGGGTGATCGTGCTGCCGGTCGCGCTCGCGATCGTGGTCTCCACCATCCTGTGGCCCCCGACCCGGGGCATGACCAAGCGGGGAGTGCCACCGGCAGCTGCTGCCGGTCTCACCCTGGTCATGTTCTTCGCCGTCGTCGGCGGCATCATCGCCGGCATCGTGCCATCGGTGATCGATCAGGTACCCGATCTGGCCAATAAGGCGACCCAGGGCATCAACACCGTGCAGGACTGGGTGAAGGGGCCGCCGATCAATCTGCGCGACGAGCAACTCGACAACGCGGTCAACGCCGTCGTCGAACGGGTGCAGGGCAGCGCCGCCACGATCGCCGGTGGTGTCTTCACCGGCGTGAGCACAGCAGGGTCGCTGCTCGTGACGCTCGGTCTGGTGCTCGTCCTGACGTTCTTCTTCATCAAGGACGGGCCGCGGTTCCTGCCGTGGTTGCACCGCGTGAGCGGTGGCCGCGCCGGACGTCACCTCGAAGAGGTACTCGGCCGCATGTGGGACACGCTCGGCGGGTTCATCCGCACCCAGGCACTGGTGAGCTTCATCGACGCGCTCTTCATCGGTATCGGCCTGGTGATCCTCGGAGTTCCGCTCGCACCCGTGCTGGCGATCCTCACCTTCATCGGCGGGTTCATTCCTATCGTCGGCGCGTTCGTCGCAGGCGCATTGGCCGTTCTCGTGGCGCTGGTCGCCAACGGCTTCACCACTGCCCTCATCGTGCTGGTCCTCATCCTTGCGGTTCAGCAGATCGAGGGGAACGTGCTGCAGCCTGTGCTGCAGTCGCGGTCGATGAATTTGCACGCGGCGGTGGTGCTGCTCGCGGTGACTGCGGGCTCGTCGTTGTTCGGTATCGTCGGCGCGTTCCTGGCCGTACCCGTCGCGGCGGTGGCTGCGGTCGTCATCCGCTACATCGGTGAGCAGATCGACGAGCGCGCCAACGAGGGCCAGGAGGAGACGAAGGCGCTACCGGCTCCGGGCGATACCTCGGTGCCCGATCCGAAGAACCCCAAGCCCGCCCCGCCGGAGCCGGCCGCCTCCGAGGAGTGA
- the ychF gene encoding redox-regulated ATPase YchF, producing MSLTLGIVGLPNVGKSTLFNALTKNDVLAANYPFATIEPNVGVVELPDPRLNRLAEIFGSERILPATVSFVDIAGIVKGASAGEGMGNKFLANIREADAICQVVRVFDDPDVVHVDGKVDPMADIEVIATELILADLETIERALPRLEKESRKNKELVAQLEETKKAQAILEDGRTIFSAQAEVKSELLRELHLLTAKPFLYVFNADEAVLTNEERKEELCKAVAPADAVFLDAKVESELLELDEDEAMELLESIGQTEAGLKQLARAGFHTLGLQTYLTAGPKESRAWTIRKGDTAPKAAGVIHTDFERGFIKAEIVSFADLDAAGSMAEAKAKGKVRMEGKDYVMADGDVVEFRFNV from the coding sequence GTGAGCCTTACCCTCGGAATCGTCGGTCTTCCCAATGTCGGCAAGTCGACGCTGTTCAATGCGCTGACCAAGAACGATGTGCTGGCCGCGAACTATCCGTTCGCCACCATCGAGCCCAATGTCGGCGTCGTCGAACTGCCCGATCCGCGGCTGAACCGGCTCGCAGAGATCTTCGGTTCCGAGCGCATCCTCCCGGCGACCGTCTCGTTCGTCGACATCGCCGGCATCGTGAAGGGCGCCTCCGCGGGTGAGGGCATGGGCAACAAGTTCCTTGCCAACATCCGCGAAGCCGACGCCATCTGCCAGGTCGTGCGCGTGTTCGACGACCCGGACGTGGTCCACGTCGACGGCAAGGTCGACCCGATGGCCGACATCGAGGTCATCGCGACCGAGCTGATCCTCGCCGACCTGGAGACGATCGAGCGGGCACTGCCGCGGCTCGAGAAGGAATCCCGGAAGAACAAGGAACTTGTCGCCCAGCTGGAGGAGACGAAGAAGGCGCAGGCGATCCTCGAGGACGGCCGCACCATCTTCTCCGCCCAGGCCGAGGTGAAGAGCGAGCTGCTGCGCGAGCTGCACCTGCTCACCGCCAAGCCGTTCCTGTATGTCTTCAATGCCGACGAGGCGGTCCTCACCAACGAGGAACGCAAGGAGGAGCTGTGTAAGGCCGTCGCTCCGGCCGACGCCGTCTTCCTCGACGCCAAGGTCGAGTCCGAGCTCCTCGAGCTCGACGAGGACGAGGCGATGGAACTGCTCGAATCCATCGGCCAGACCGAGGCCGGTCTGAAGCAGCTCGCGCGCGCCGGTTTCCACACCCTCGGTCTGCAGACCTATCTGACGGCCGGTCCGAAGGAATCGCGCGCCTGGACCATCCGCAAGGGCGACACGGCCCCCAAGGCGGCCGGCGTGATCCACACCGACTTCGAACGCGGCTTCATCAAGGCCGAGATCGTCTCCTTTGCCGACCTCGACGCGGCAGGCTCGATGGCCGAGGCGAAGGCCAAGGGCAAGGTCCGCATGGAAGGCAAGGACTACGTCATGGCCGACGGCGACGTGGTGGAGTTCCGCTTCAACGTCTGA